The nucleotide window GCTGTCTGAGACCTTCGATGTGCCGAGTCTAACTTTAGATTATGCGAGTACCTGAAAAAGGGAAAACTAAGgggggtgagctacacgagctcaaTGTAAGTCTGAAACCAAACTAACAACAGAATCATAGAACATGATGCCAAATAGCAGTTCAGTAACGAAGCGTACTTATAGAGATATACAGAACCAGAAGGTAAACATGGAACCAATGTCCCAACCGTATGTAACAATTCAAGCACACCATATCAGACAAAAAAACTCAACTGAAAAACCCATCAACAGGTCGACACCAAAACATTTATCATCACAGACACAATGTTCCAAAGTGTCACTATGCTAACACCTCAATACACGTAAGTAGAggtgttcaatcggttaaccgaCTCGAAATAAcattaactgaattaaccgaccttttaaaatttttaaccgttaaccgaactgAAATTTTTTCAGTTAATTCGgtcgattaaccgaattaactgaaaattatatgttttttaatatttgcttaaaataagtataaaattaaccgaattacccgaattaacttaattaaccgaattaaccgaattatttgtataaaattatatgtttttattttaatttttagttttagatattttttatttattaaattatttgtaatttttatgattgggttgggtaattgggttgggttgggttgggtacttgggctaatatatattagattgggtatttgggtttatgttggattgggtttgagtgaatagtggactatttatatattataattttagttattaattttttCGGTTAAGCCGAAAGAATTAGGTTAACCGACCggtttcgaaccgaattaaccgttaaccaaaaactcaaaaaattattaaccaacCCTTGatcgaattaattcggttaattggCCAATTAACCAaattcggtcggttaaccaaattttttcggttttacccgaattttgcacacccctaCACGCAAGATCAGCCACAAATGTTAAGGCATACAGACAGATACATGTGAATGCACATGTATTAAAagcccacccatccagccaaacACCTCTCCGTCCCCCAATCACACCATAAATGAGATTTAAGAAGCCCAACCAACCATGCACACCCcataggacctcgaaaggcccatccaGCCTTATGCACCATGTGTGTGGAACTAAGCCACATAAATATCAgtatgcagctgagctgccagaagTATTGTACTGTGTGGTAAACCGCTATACAGACATTTTGCAATTAAAACTGCCAAATCATATCAAACTTCCTTCTCTTCATATCCCAAACTCGAAATCATAATGCAAATGAAAAAATGCACACCATAAATTATCAGTAACATAGACACAGAAGCTTCTAAACAGTCAGTCAATTACAGAATCAATGTACACAGTTTCCAAACAATCACACACCAGATAAACAAAATTAGAAGTATACACGTTTAATTGACCAAATTTAGAATCTTATATCACAATACTCAAAGATTAATCAACATCACATTAATGAGTCACTTAACTAATGCAACGATTGCTTATACCAGATATGTCTAAGCCAAAACAGAGTCCTAACCACCCTTATAGGCTTAACCAAGGGCCGGAACACACAGGAGCACAAACAAGTTAAAAATAGACACAGTACAAAAGTTAGCGACATAAggccacacaaccgtgtggaaaatgcccaggccgtgtgagggTATACACGCCTATATGAAggccacacacgcctgtgtgagcaGCTCGTGTAATTCACTGTCCAAAAGTGCTAAAAATTAAAAACAGataagacacgaccatgtggtgaTCTCACACTCAAGTgtggggacacatgcccgtgtggcaccaaaaatcattgaaaaccctaattcccaacttcacacggccgtatgaccCGCCCGTgtggggcacacacccgtgtggtcacgaaaccacaccGAAACAGCCTAAAAAACATGTAATTCACCACCAAACCGACCCTCCAATTACTTAAACCCAAAAGTATACCAGAAATTGCAGATTTTCCAATGATACAACGTCAACTCAAAACAAAAAAACACCTATATCAAACAATCGCGGAAACACACCAAAATTATCGAATATCGCAGAACTCAAGTAGCAATTCATTAAAGGAACAGAAAGGTTTTCGAACACACACCTGGATTTGCGATTAAAATGCCCAAAAAAGATCGACGCCTCAAATCCACCAATTCTGGAAACTCCTATCGACGAAATTGTAAAACACAGCAAAAGAAATGGAGTAGAAGCAAAAGAGCCGAACTCCAATAGAGACAAAAATAAACCACCGAAACGAAGCCGtagaaaaaaatcaaatattaaaagaaaaaaaaaagaaaatgtgaCGAAGAAGAGAAGAATGTGAAAAGAGATTTTTTAGAaacatctttttttttcaataataaaaataccataaaataaataacataaataatatatataaaacataaaaaaacaaaaatcaaataaaattaattccTCAAATACACATGAGGATTCGAACCCAGAACCCAAAACCCAAAGGCAAACTAACACACAACCAACCAACGAACCcaatctaacataaaacactGTAACAAATCCTGTTGTCTGATCTAGCCACTGACCTTACCTGCAAATCTCAAAACTTCAACCCCAAATTCTAGGGTGTTATATTACACCACCAAGAAAAGAACAAATTAAACAACTTGAAACAAGTCATTGGTTGtttaaaatattagaaaataattttagtgaaaaatcattaaaattatggTAAAATAGCCCTAGATATTGtgaaattaaattagaaaatcccaataaaattattaaagttaAACTAATGATCTATACTAAACAAGATATAGATGAATTTGATATACAAATTAAAGAATTATTAGAAAAAGGAttaataaaaataactaataGTCCACATTCTAGTCCAACCTTTATGGTTAGAGATCATGTCGAAATAAAAAGAGGAAAACTAGAATGgttattaattataaaagattaaatcaaaatattatttttgatggttaTTTTATTTCAAGAAAAGATGTTTTAATTAATCAATCTAAACAagcaaaatattttagtaaatttgactGTAAATCAGGATTCTGGCAAATCATGCTAACAGAAGAATCTAAGCTTTTGACAACTTTTAGTGCACCTAATGGACATTATCAATGGAAAGTAATACCATTTGAATTATGTAATGCATCACAAATCTTTCAAAGATGGATggattctatatttaataaatataaaaaatttgtaTAGTttatatagatgatattttaatattttcagataTATTAGAATTACatagaaaaatttaaatatcatttctcaagaatttataaaacatgaaattatacTAAGTCCTAAGAAAATAGAGCTAGAAAAAACAAAAATAGAGTTCTTAGGATTAAAATCATCTACGAACCGCCTTAAACTAAAAGATCatattatagtaaaaataaaagaatttctgAAAAATTGAAGATAAAAAGCAACTTCAACAATTTTAGGAATTATTAATTATGGAAGAAATTTATTTCCTAACTTATCCGAAAAAATAAGTAggttatatgaaaaattaaaaaggatAAACATTTGATCCGGTCTAAAAGCAGACTTAGAaatcataaaaatctaaaatcgaTATTAATCAAATTCCAAAAGTTTATTTACCTAAACAAtatgataaattaattttagaaaCGAAGCCTCACAAAATTATTGGAGTTGTATTTTAAAAGTTAGAACAATAATTAAAGAAGAATTAATATGTGGATATAGTTTgggaaaatttaaataaaatgaaattaattatgTCATATATGAAAAAGAATTATTAGCAATAAAGAGAGGAATAAAAACTTTCTTATATATTTAgcatttgaaaatttattataaaagtgATAACTGAGCGATTAAACATTTCCTTACTAATAAAAGTTTGGAAATAGTACCTAGAAGAATTAGATGGTATAATGaattatttacttttaattttgaagttttatatgTAAAAGGAACTAATAATATTATTGTTGATTATCTTAGCAGGCCATATGGATAGAGGTAAAAAAACCTTTAGAAAAAGTCGGTGAAAAGACTACTGTTCATAAAAGGCCCAACAAGAGGAAAACATTCAAATCTTCAAATCCTAATCAAGGATTTGTTACAATACATTCTCAAGTATCTTTTTATCCTAACCAAGGTAATTATATTCCATACCCAATGGTAAGACAACCAGTTAGAACTCATTTATCATTTACACAACAACCGGTAAGTCAATTCCCTTGGTTTCAAGATCCAAATTCAACATACCAAGCCAGTTATGCTAAAATCATAAAAGGAGTAGAAAAATTTTGTGCATCAGAAATTTGTTGAAACCATAACAAATTTAGGAAATAAAAGATTTTTATAATCCAGGCTTACCATcagaattatataattttattaatgatatATGGAAAACCCATATTATTGAACAAAGAGCTAATTTCGAAGAGCTCTTACTAAGCTTTCACAATTTTAAGTTGAAAAACAACTAAAGAATAAGAAGCTTatgatttattattaaaatacatTTTATATCGAGATTGGGATGAACTAGAAATCGCTTATTTAAATATTAAGGAGATAAACAATCTTCTTGttatatttcaatattttattaataaaggaACAAATAGCCCtattataaataaaatgtttaggttatgtttatataataaggctagaaaaattttaccaatagaaatatttacaaaaataaatggAGCTATCTGCAAATAGCAAGTTGAATTTCAAAAAGCTTTTTAGAATATTTTTTACAAGCGTATGTTTTACAaatgatttaaatgaaaaattcTCTACTATAAAATTTAGACTTGATCATGAATCATTTGATATAAATAGTATTGAATGAGGTTTTGTTAAAGAAATAAcagttcaaaatttttcttttcctttattaaaaattttcttgCATTTATTAAATCTATATTATTACGTATGATATATGAAgatgatttttattattattttcatcttGAAATTAGTAGTCTTGTTAGTAtagctgaaaaagaaaaattttatcagCCATATCAAATTTGGATCATAAAAAAAATGATTGGAGGTCCCAACTTTTCAAAAGCTAAAGAAGAAAAAAGACACTTGACAAAAAATATTGACAAGTGTTATAATAATCCCAGTTATTATCAAATCCAAACAGGAATAGATTTAATGACCAAAGCCTAATATTTACTTCAACAAAAAACTTATAGCTTTTGGACTGACGAAAGAAGAATATTGGCATATGATATTAGAAACACTCAGATGATAGAGACAAAAAATCCGTGCAACTATTAAAAAAGATAATTGACATGGAGATTGATGATTTTCCATTACacataataaaagaaatcaagaataCGTGGGAAAATTGAAACTCACCAAAACTATCAATAGATTCATTATAGCTGGATGAAATGGAAGAAATAAATCTAGTTAATATTCAAGAAGAATAAAAGCCAATTagaaaaaatgaattaaaatatcaATGAAGCAACTTGGGAAAATGACATCCAAGTGTAAACAAAAAAAGAAACTACGTAGGAAAAAGACATTCAAGAAAGCAACTTGGGAAAACGATATCCAGATGTAGACAAAAAAGGAAGCAATGTGGAAGCAACCATGTAAATTAATTATGAGACATTATTCTTATTAAAAAACCTGTGTGggattcaaagaaaataaaaagagttCAAGAATTTTCCTataaaaaaagataaaagaaGCCTAAGggggcatcgaagaaatttagaaaaCCTTTCTTATCCACCATCCTCCCTACTTTTATCCACTATCTTTTCTTTCTATATAAAACCTTTTTCTTTCCACTAAATTTGTAATATTTAGTAGGTATTTACTTACTATATGTCCATTTACACAGGTGTTGATTAGAAAATTTACTTGAAACTCTGGTGAGTTTCAACTAACTTCAGAACTCTGTCAATCTTCTCTCCAACTCAACCACAAACCATTGGTTTAAACGTCTTCAGCCTAACTACAGAACACAATCGATTAGAGGCCAGTCTGTATATGGGAGAGGAGTCAAATCCATGTTCAGTCATGGCGAGTGTGAGTGCATACCTTTTATATATTACTTGAATTTTGCAGACTAACATCAAGTGGAGGGTCTTCTATCAATGTTAATGCGGTTAAAGTGGTGGGTCTCCATTTTTGTTCCGAGGTTGCTGTTTCCAACTAGTAGTAGGTTTGCAAGAATTCTACCGTTATACTTGTAGTTTACTTTTTTTAATTAGTTGACTTGATCAAACCTCTATCTTACGGCACAGCCAAGAACTCAGTTGTTTGTCGTTGCCATTTTCCAACTACTTGTTGATTAGCGTTTACCGCTGTTTGTCTTCTATTTTGCTTTTGTATTGATGTTCCCATTtttgttcaattttattttatcttttgtgAAAGAAGAGGATGTGGATTTTTTTTCGGATATTTGGACCATgaataagttttaaatttgatattgttGATTTAGTCCAAACTTTAATTGTAAACAGATCACGATTATAGAAAAAAAAGCAAGATAATATATATTAAGGTAAACTACATACATAGTTATCTAactatgaaaatatttttatgttaggcatctaaaataaaaaaatgtaatttAAGCACTCACATtatataatttgatcattttgaTTACTCTTGTTAAAATTCCAAACGACAAGTTGACATGACAATTAAAAAATTGGTATAAGAACAAATTTAACCTCAACTTTTACATATGATATCAATTagtcataatttttaaaaataacctttaaaatttacaaatgatctcaatttgatcctaactataaaaaaaatcaaagaaatatataaatatatataaatattttcaaaaatataaaaaataaattctatgttaatagtaaataaatataattatactaatattgaataaaataaaaatccacACCTCTCCCTTCCACCATCGAACCTCCTTCACCACCCCCACCACCGTTCTTATCAACTTGTCATTTATGATTTTAATGAGAGTGACCAAAATGATCAAACTATGAAACATGATTGcttaaattgtatttttttattttaggtgccttaatgaaaatttttataattaagtaaCTATTTGAATTTTCCCTATATATTAATGGATAtgagaatttaaaatattattcaataaataaaaaattatattaacatttaatgttgttaaattgcaaataaataaaaaattagttaGTAACTCTTGAGTGATTCGAATTCGATGTACTATAGTTAAATATAAAATAGCAAGCATCTACTCCTTAATAGGCCTACAAAATGCAAATGGTTAGTTAATAAGCTTGTTCCAATAGataccttaaaaataaaaaaatgatgattttaataaataatcatactcttaaatataatattaattagtGAATTTCTAAGCTTAGAAATGATaatgataaaattttagaaaaaaaagtaaaataatgaatTGAATAATATGACTGTAATTTTTTAACAATTTGTGAATCTTTCTTTGACTTGGCTTTATTTTTGGAAAGCTTGACTTTGACCGTAAAAATACTCTACCAATGTCACAATTACTTCGGTCGAAAAAACAAATTTGGAATTTACGATAATTAAtctcttattcttttcttttaatcTCTTTGGTTACAATCAATCATTAATACTCTTTTATAACTCAAATACTAATGAATCGTGATTATAAATATTACAAGGCATCGCttttctaaatattttaaaattttaaattaatagagataaaattatattttaattttttcaaaaataataaaatttaatttaaacttgtaaaatttataaagatataaatttctcaaataatgaaattatattttcactatcataaaacttttaattttaccCTAAATAAATTTTTGCCTTCACCCATGAATATTATAttacaaaatttttaatattctattattttatatcatattatttcTTAATTCCTATTTATTTAAAATTCGAGATTTTTATGTATTACCGGAGGGCGGGATGATATAATTctctaaaataaaatttcaattaacaAACTCAATTTAGCCCTTGTTTAGTATTGATTTAAAAAATGTTTTAGCTTGAAAAGTACTTTTGAAAGAAAATCGCATTAAAAAATTACTTTTGATtgaaattttgacttttcaaaataatttttctttttgcttaattacaaatgtgttaaaataattaattaaaataaaaattatttttaaaataatacaaatgtattaatatctagttacaaatatttaatggttgtatttaattatttaaaatataatttatatattctaattaaattttataaataattaatatttattgtttaaaatatttaaaatttatattttatataataaaatattaataaattacaataaaatttttatattattattaaaatataataatattaacttaaatattatttaaatatatatttattacttaataatattatgtctaaaataaatattttatttttcagaaaCATTTTTATGCTTAAATCTTAaactaaatttttcaaaaattattttaaaacaacttTTAAAACACAAAGCAATATAACCCTCATTAACATTAAAATAATCACCAAATTGAAAACAAGTCCTCTCGTTTATATATCCATCTCTTAACTACCCGCCATTTCTACGTTATTACGTACACACAGTATTTCTCTACTTTCGGTTTCTCTCTCGTGATGACCAGCTCCAGCTGCAGCTCTACAAGCCGGAACCCTAGGTTCGGCGTAAGGTCAACGCCGGATCAATTTGCTTACTCTCCAATGTCTTCTTACTCTGTATCATCTTCCTCTCGGAAATCCGGTTCAGGCCGAAATCTAGTCACGCTTGTCGCCCGGTCCATTGTTGGTGCCTTTGTCGAATGTTTTACACCTCCCGAGCCGGATGGCTACAAGGAAGTTGGGGATTCCGGTGAGATAAGAGTTCCTTCCGGTATGCCCTGTTTCTCTTTTTAGTTTAAATTATAAACGTCGATGGAcagcttcttcttttctttttctttaatcgGATTTCAGTAAGTAGTCCTCGTATAAAACTTTTAATAAGTTTGAATTTCGATCCTCGGATCCGAGGAAGCGGTAAAATGTTCTTTTTATGTGTTAGTTGAATACAGAGAAAAAATCTCTTGTATTTTTTTTCCTCCTTTAATGAGGATGTTGTCTTTGTTTTCTTTAATGGTGCTTTTGTCTTTTCTCGGCAACCAAACAACTTGCCGGCTCTGCTATTAGATATTCATTTAAGCTTTGGACTGAAGAAAGAAAACGCAAAATTCTTCATCGATCGAGTTTTATGCGAAGAATTTATAGTTAATGTTGATTCAGTCATAGGTTTGTGTGCTAGTCATATATTCATTAATAACACTTGTGAAACCAACATTGTTAATTAACCCTTCAGTTGCGTAGTAACAGAAACCATCTTACACACGCCAATTGTTAAAGTTGCAGTTGCTCCGAAAGCGTCAAGAGCGAAGAGCGAGAGGAGGGGTTCGAATCGAGGGATTTATTCCAATTCAACAAAGGAGAAAGGGCCTGGGAGCATGGAATTCACGATGGAGGAAATTTTGAAGGCCACGAGGAACTTCTCCCCTGCTTTCAAGATTGGACAGGGTGGATTTGGGACGGTTTATAAGGGAAGACTTGATGATGGAACCTTTGTTGCTATTAAGCGTGCTAAACAGGTTGGATTTTGGAACTATGAAAGAAAGTTACTTTAAATAGTCTTTTCTTTTTGTCCCTTGCGTTGGTCATATTTTATGGGCTTAACTAAGTAATCGATGaaccctctttttctttttgtagAGTGTATACGATAAGCATTTAGGTGTGGAATTCCAGAGTGAAATAAGAACACTGGCACAAGTGGAACACTTGCATTTGGTTAAGTTTTGTGGGTATTTAGAACATGGGGATGAAAGGATTGTTGTTGTGGAATATGTGCCTAATGGAACCCTTAGGGAACACTTGGATGGTGAGTTCTTGTTATAGACTAGTAGTCCACCCTTTCTTTGGTTTTGTGTTTTCCTTTTGTTCCTTTCCTTTACCCCTCTTTATATTGGAACTTTGAGACTTGAAACATGAAAAGAAATGCTGCAGGTGTGCATGGAAAAGTTCTTGACCTTGCTGCACGGCTTGATATAGCTATTGATGTGGCCCATGCAATCACCTATCTTCATACGTATACAGGTTTGCTTTTGATTTTCATTAAGTTGGTGAAATAGGAAGGGAGAGATTAATAAGATTATCCATTGATTTCTTGTAGATCACCCAATCATCCACAGAGACATAAAGTCTTCCAACATTCTCCTCACCGAAAAGCTTCGGGCCAAGGTTACTGACTTTGGTTTTGCTAGGTTGGCTGCTGACATAGATTCTGGTGCAACCCATGTGTCAACCCAGGTTAAAGGAACTGCCGGCTACCTGGATCCAGAATATCTAAGAACCTATCAACTTACAGAAAAGAGTGATGTTTATTCGTTTGGGATATTATTGGTTGAACTAGTTACAGGCAGGCGCCCTATTGAACCAAAACGGGAACCCAGGGAGCGGATAACAGCGAAATGGGTGTGATTTTCTTTCCATTAATTCTCTCTTTGCTCATATTATCACTTGGTAGTTGGTACCATTCAGTTAATGGCGTGTGCCATAGTTCATCCCCAATAAGTTTACTGATATGTTTATAGAATTGCAGGCGCTGAAGAAGTTTAACGATGGAGATGCCATTTCAGCCTTGGACCCAAGGCTACAACAGACCGTGGGGACTAACTTAGCCCTTGAAAAGGTTCTCGAGTTAGCCTTGCAATGCCTGGCTCCTCGTAGACAGAGTCGGCCTAGAATGTGGAGGTGTGGAGAAATCCTGTGGAGCATCCGTAAGGATTATCGGGAACTATCAGCTTTAGACCTTCGCTCTCGTTCATGTAATTCCCAAACAAGTGCTTCTGTTAGAGAAATATAATCCAAAGGCCTACTAAGATACAAATGACAAAGTGTTGTCGAATCTAAACCAACGTACAAATGTATAGAGAAGGAAATACAGCGGTCCACCTTGAGGATCAACAAATCGAGAATACGCCATCAATGGAGGCATAAGGAAGCAAATAAATTCCCAAAACTGAATTTCAAAAATGATTCTTTAACTGCAAGATTATGCCGGTAACGTGCTCGTCTGGTTTGGATTGTGTAGTGGAAAGTCAGTTTGTTGATTATTAAATGTTGTTCTATTTCTGTTGTAGATTAGAATCATTCCATGGTTAAATTGGTCACATCAGTTCTTGATTTTATTGTTTCATTCGGTTGAATTGCTTGTTCAtgacaaaattcaaaaaattctaaaaagtcacaattaaaaaagaaaaaaaaaagaaaggaaaaactaCTAAACACAAATAcataataaatgaaattaaacattcatttcataaaaattataataacaaattaaatatttaaccAACATAAACTTGGTTAAACTTGGTTGAACAAGTTTGGATGGATTTTTTATTGGTTCAAACTTTTTTCGATTTTATAACATTAGATAAATTAATTGAACCATCAATTTTCGATTCAATTAATATATTCATTTCGAAATTTGAgccaaaatgaaatttatgctaTATGATTCTGGTTTTATGTTTGAAACGGAGTGTACCGATTGATATGGTTAGTATCGAAACGAAGCCAACCATGATATAAATCTTAAAAGAAAGTGTATATCAATCTTTTCCCAAATAAACTAACACCTGATTAATAACTGACACAAACTTAAGGGTTTTATAATAAGTAtaggtaaaataaataatacatataattttaatatccttggtcaaaaaattaaaaataattagaaggaAAATTTTGATATACAAGTGGTAGAGTTCTTTTAACCACACAAGTGATTTAAATGTTAAACCATCATTTGTGGAGTGAAAAAGAACTCTGTGCATGCATATTAAATAACAATCCTTGAAAAAACCTAAAACAGATTGGTTCTAACTTCTGTTAGAATAGGGAATGGGACATAACATATTTTTAACATGGTGGAAAAAGAAATAAGGTGTAATATTTATTAATGCAATTTGGATAGATAATCTTATTTTACATAATCTCACTTAAAAAATGATTTCTTCAATGATCCAATCAAATCATTTATTGATTAATGCTTAAACTACTCTTACCATAATGGATATTTGCAGCTCCAACAATACTTCGGATTGTTATAAA belongs to Gossypium arboreum isolate Shixiya-1 chromosome 7, ASM2569848v2, whole genome shotgun sequence and includes:
- the LOC108471966 gene encoding calmodulin-binding receptor-like cytoplasmic kinase 2 isoform X3; translated protein: MTSSSCSSTSRNPRFGVRSTPDQFAYSPMSSYSVSSSSRKSGSGRNLVTLVARSIVGAFVECFTPPEPDGYKEVGDSVAPKASRAKSERRGSNRGIYSNSTKEKGPGSMEFTMEEILKATRNFSPAFKIGQGGFGTVYKGRLDDGTFVAIKRAKQSVYDKHLGVEFQSEIRTLAQVEHLHLVKFCGYLEHGDERIVVVEYVPNGTLREHLDGVHGKVLDLAARLDIAIDVAHAITYLHTYTDHPIIHRDIKSSNILLTEKLRAKVTDFGFARLAADIDSGATHVSTQVKGTAGYLDPEYLRTYQLTEKSDVYSFGILLVELVTGRRPIEPKREPRERITAKWALKKFNDGDAISALDPRLQQTVGTNLALEKVLELALQCLAPRRQSRPRMWRCGEILWSIRKDYRELSALDLRSRSCNSQTSASVREI
- the LOC108471966 gene encoding calmodulin-binding receptor-like cytoplasmic kinase 2 isoform X2; this encodes MTSSSCSSTSRNPRFGVRSTPDQFAYSPMSSYSVSSSSRKSGSGRNLVTLVARSIVGAFVECFTPPEPDGYKEVGDSGEIRVPSVAPKASRAKSERRGSNRGIYSNSTKEKGPGSMEFTMEEILKATRNFSPAFKIGQGGFGTVYKGRLDDGTFVAIKRAKQSVYDKHLGVEFQSEIRTLAQVEHLHLVKFCGYLEHGDERIVVVEYVPNGTLREHLDGVHGKVLDLAARLDIAIDVAHAITYLHTYTDHPIIHRDIKSSNILLTEKLRAKVTDFGFARLAADIDSGATHVSTQVKGTAGYLDPEYLRTYQLTEKSDVYSFGILLVELVTGRRPIEPKREPRERITAKWALKKFNDGDAISALDPRLQQTVGTNLALEKVLELALQCLAPRRQSRPRMWRCGEILWSIRKDYRELSALDLRSRSCNSQTSASVREI
- the LOC108471966 gene encoding calmodulin-binding receptor-like cytoplasmic kinase 2 isoform X1, with product MTSSSCSSTSRNPRFGVRSTPDQFAYSPMSSYSVSSSSRKSGSGRNLVTLVARSIVGAFVECFTPPEPDGYKEVGDSGEIRVPSVAVAPKASRAKSERRGSNRGIYSNSTKEKGPGSMEFTMEEILKATRNFSPAFKIGQGGFGTVYKGRLDDGTFVAIKRAKQSVYDKHLGVEFQSEIRTLAQVEHLHLVKFCGYLEHGDERIVVVEYVPNGTLREHLDGVHGKVLDLAARLDIAIDVAHAITYLHTYTDHPIIHRDIKSSNILLTEKLRAKVTDFGFARLAADIDSGATHVSTQVKGTAGYLDPEYLRTYQLTEKSDVYSFGILLVELVTGRRPIEPKREPRERITAKWALKKFNDGDAISALDPRLQQTVGTNLALEKVLELALQCLAPRRQSRPRMWRCGEILWSIRKDYRELSALDLRSRSCNSQTSASVREI